In the genome of Nonomuraea sp. NBC_00507, the window CGAGCGAGGTGCCCGCCCAGCCGAACCACGCCGCCCGAGCCGTCTCGACGGCCTGGCCGACGAGCGAGGCGGAGGCGAAGTCGACGCGGCCGGTGACGGCGCCGGTCGCAGGGTTGTGCACGTCGCCGGTGCGCTCGGAAGTGCCCTCCCAGGAGCGGCCGCCGATGAGGTGGGTGATGCGGGTCAACGTACTCATCATCCTTCCGGATCTGTGACGCCCACGCGCTCGCCGGGGCCGAGGTCGGGCGCCTCCACGTCCCCGTGCTGCACCGCGGCGGGTGCGGCGACCTTGCCCGGCTCCGCTTCGCGCAGCTCATGGCTGAGCTCCTGGAGCTCCTGTCCGCCGGCCATCTCGGCGGTCAGCTGCTCCAGGGTCAGGTCGTCGCGGTGCGCGTCGAGCACGACGCGGCCCAGCTTGAGAACCACGAAGTGGTTGCCGACGAGGTAGGCGTGGTGGGGGTTGTGCGTGATGAAGATGACGCCGAGGCCGGCGTCACGGGCTTTGACGATGTATTTCAGGACGACGCCGGACTGCTTGACGCCGAGGGCGGCGGTCGGCTCGTCCAGGATGATCACCCTTGCGCCGAAATAGATGGCCCGCGCGATCGCGATGCACTGGCGCTGGCCGCCGGAGAGCCCGCCCACCGGCCGGTCAAGATCGGGGATGACCACGCCCATCTTGGCCAGCTCGTCGTGGCAGATCTGCTTCATGCGCTCGATGTCCAGGACGCGGAGGAGCCCGGTGCGGATCTCGTTGCCGAGGAAGAAGTTGCGCCACACCGACATCAGCGGCGCGAGCGCGAGGTCCTGGTACACCGTGGCGATGCCGCCGGTCTGGGCCTCGCGCGGGGAGCCGAACGTACAGGCCTCCCCGTCGACCTTCATGACCCCTTCGCTGTGGTCGTGCAGCCCAGAGATGATCTTGATGAGGGTCGACTTTCCCGCGCCGTTGTCACCGAGCACGCAGGTGACCTCACCCTGGCGGACCCGCAGGCTGCACCCGCGCAGCGCGTGGACGTTGCCGTAGCTCTTGCCGACGTCCTCGAGCTCGAGGATCGGAGCGCTCATCGAAGGTCCGCCTTCCTCTTGACGTACACGTTCACGATGGTCGCCAGCAGCAGCATCACGCCGAGGAACGCCTTGAACCAGTCGGGGTTCCACCCGGCGTAGTTGATGCCCAGCTGGGTCATCCCGAAGATCAGCGCGCCGATCGAGGCGCCGACCACCGATCCGTAGCCGCCGGTGAGCAGGCAGCCGCCGATCACCGCGGCGATGATGAAGATGAACTCCTTGCCGACGCCCTCGCCCGACTGGACCGTGTTGAACTGGAACAGCAGGTGCATGCCGGACAGCCAGGCGCAGAACCCGACGGCCATGAACAGGCCGATCTTCGTCGCGCGTACGGGGACGCCGATCGCCCGCGCGGCCGCGGAGTCCCCGCCCACCGCGAAGATCCAGTTGCCTGCCTGCCTGCGCAGCAGGATGTGCGCCGCGACGACGGTCAGCACGACCCAGTACAGCACGGTGACCTTCAGCGTGACCGGGCCGAGCGCGATCTCGGACCCGAACACCGCCTGCGCGCCGGCGAAGCCGTCCATGTCGCTGATGTCGGCCGTGGCGACGTTGCCGGTCAGCAGCCGCGTGACGCCGAGGTTGACGCCCTGCAGGACGAAGAACGTGCCCAGCGTGACGAGGAAGCTCGGCAGGCCGGTTTTGAACAACAGCCAGCCGTTGAACGCGCCGACGCCCAGGGACAGGGCCAGCGCCAGGATGACGCCCACCCACACGTTGAGGCCGAAGTTCCAGGCGAGCAGCGACGCCGACAGCCCGGCGGTGGTCACCGCGACGCCCGCGGACAGGTCGAACTCGCCGCCGATCATGAGGAGCGCCACGGGGACGGCCATGATGCCGATGGTGGAGGCGCCGTAGAGGATCGTGCCGATGTTGGCGACGTTCCGGAACGGTACCGCCACGATCATGAAGAGCGCGAAGATCACGATCGCGCCGACGAGGGAGCCGACCTCGGGCCGTCTCAGCATCCGTACCGCGAGCGAACGGGTGGCGACCCGGTCGTCCAGGGTCGCCTCCGCTCTGCCCGGCTCTGTTGCCGCAGCAGTCATGTCACCTCACCTCGTGCCGCCCGCGGCGAACTGCTCCACCGCGGTGACATTGGTCTTGTCGATGAACGCCGGTCCGGTCAGGGTCGCCTGGCCGCCGCCGATGACGTTGCCGTTGGTCTTGTAGAGCCACAGGCTGTCCACCGCGAGGTAGCCCTGCAGGAAGGGCTGCTGGTCGACCGCCCACTCCACCTGGCCGTTCTTGATGGCGGTCACGAGCTCCTTGTTGGTGTCGAAGGTGACGACCTTGGCCGAGCTGCTGGCGTCCTTGATGGACTTCGCCGCCGTCAGCGCGAACGGCGCGCCGAGGGTCAGCACCCGGTCGATGCTGGAGTCCTGCTGCAGCTTGGAGGTGATGGCCGCCTGCACGCTCGGCATGTCGGTGCCGGTGACGTAGATCTTCTCGGTGTCGGGGAAGGCCGACTTGGTGCCGTCGCAGCGGGCTTCGAGGCCGACGTGGCCCTGCTCCTGGATGACGCACAGCGCCTTCTTGGCGCCGTCGGTCTTCAGCCGCGCGCCGGCCGCCTCACCGGCGATCTTCTCGTCCTGGCCGAAGTATTCGAGCACGCCCATGCTCTTCCACTGGTCGATGCCGCCGTTGAGGGCGACGACCGGGATGCCGCCCGCCAGGGCCTTCTCCACGTTGGCCTTCATGGCGTCGGGCTTGGCCAGGGTGACCGCGATGCCGTCGACCTTCTTGTCGATGGCCGTCTGGACGAGGTTGGCCTGGTTCGCGCCGTCCGGATCCGACTGGTACTCCAGTTTGATGTTGCCCTTGGCCGCCGCGGCCTCGGCGCCCTTGCGCACCAGGTCCCAGAAGGTGTCACCGGGAGCCGCGTGCGTGATGAAGGCGACCGTCATCGTCGGCGCGCCCGAGGCGGAGGCGGGCGCGGACGCCGCTTCGGTGCTCTGCTTGCCTCCGCTGGAACTGCACGCCGCCAACGCGAGCGCCATCATGCCGCTGGTCATCAGCACGGCGATTCTTGAAGTACGGGCCACTTCTGTCTGCCTTTCAGTCTCCGCACCCTGGAGGGGGGCGGATCGGGGGTGGTTCGGTGCTCTTCGGGTGTCATCCCGCCGCCGACGCGGTGCGCGCAGGCGGTCTCGTCCCCGCACCCCCCAGTGCGGGATCGTCAGTGGGGCAGGCCGCCTACGTGCGGGCGCTGCGCGGCCTTGTTCGCCGTGTACTCCTCATAGGCACGGCGCGTGGTGTCGAGCTCGCTGACCTGGCTGACCGGCACGTCCCACCAGGACTCGCTGTCCGGGGCATGCACCGTCGGGTCGGTCTCCACGTGGATGACGACCGGGCCGCCGTCGGCCGGCGCGGATTTGGCGTCCTTGATCGCCTGGACGAGGCCCTCGCGGTCGCGTACCTCGATCACGGTGGCGCCGAGGCTGCGGGCGTTGGCGGCCAGGTCGATCGGCAGCCGGTCCCCGTCGAGCCGGCCGGAGGCCTGGTCGCGGAAGCGGTAGCTCGTGCCGAACCGCTGGGATCCGAGCGCTTCGGACAGCGAGCCGATGGAGTGGAAGCCGTGGTTCTGGACCAGCACCAGGATGACCTTGACGTGCTCCTGGACGGCGGTGACCAGCTCGGTCGGCATCATCAGGTACGAGCCGTCGCCCACCATGACGAAGACGTCCCGGTCCGGGTCGGCCAGCCGGACGCCGATGCCGCCGGGGATCTCGTAGCCCATGCACGAGTAGCCGTACTCGACGTGGTAGGCCTTGCGCTCGCGCACCCGCCACAGTTTGTGCAGGTCGCCCGGCATGGATCCGGCCGCGCACACGACGACGTCCCGCGGGTCGGACAGCTCGTTGACGCAGCCGAGCACGGTGCCCTGAGTGAGCACGCCATCGGCCAGCGCGTCGGTGACCTCCGCCGGCGGGTTGTAGGCGGTTTCCACCCGCGCGTCCCACTCGCTCCACAACGTGGCCTGACGCTCGCGGTAATCCAGGTCCACCCGGTATCCGGCCAGCGCTTGACCGAGCGCGGTCAGCGCCTCCCGGGCGTCGGCCACCACCGACAGGCCCGCGAGCTTGCCGGCGTCGAAGCGGGCGACGTTGATGTTGACGAAGCGCACGTCCGGGTTCTGGAAGGCGGTGCGCGAGGCGGTGGTGAAGTCGCTGTAGCGGGTGCCGATCCCGATCACCAGGTCGGCCTCCCCGGCCAGGGCGTTGGCGGCGGTGGTCCCGGTCGAGCCGACGGCGCCCATCGCCTGCGGGTGCCCGTGCGGCAGCGAGCCCTTGCCGGCCTGGCTCTCGCCGACCGGAATGCCGGTCGCCTCACAGAACGCGCGCAGTGCGTCCTCGGCGCCGGAGTAGTGCACCCCGCCGCCGGCCACGATGAACGGCCTGCGGGCCGCGGAGATGAGCGCCGCGGCGTCGGCGAGGTCGGCGGCCTCCGGCAGGGGCCTGCCCACGCGCCAGACGCGCCGCTCGAACAGCTCCACCGGCCAGTCGAAGGCCTCGGCCTGCACGTCCTGCGGCAGCGCGATCGTCACCGCGCCGGTCTCGACCGGGTCGGTCAGCACGCGCATGGCGGCCAGCAGCGCCGAGGGCAGCTGCTCCGGCCGGTTGATCCGGTCGAAGAAGCGCGACAGCGGGCGGAAGGCGTCGTTGACGGTGACGTCCGCGGCGTACGGCACCTCCAGCTCCTGCAGCACCGGCCCCGCCACCCGGGTGGCGAAGGTGCCCGAGGGCAGCAGCAGCACGGGGATCCGGTTGACGGTGGCCAGCGCGGCCCCGGTGAGCATGTTGGTCGAGCCGGGCCCGACGGAGGCCGTGCAGGCCCAGGTCTGCAGGCGGTCCTTGTGGCGCGCGTAGGCGACGGCCGTGTGCACCATGGCCTGCTCGTTACGGGCCAGCACGTACGGCAACCGGTCCGGCCCGCCGGCCAGCTCGTCCTGCAGCAGCGCCTGGCCGAGCCCGGCAACGTTGCCGTGGCCGAAGATCCCGAAACAGCCGGCGAATAGCCGCTGACGGTGGCCGTCGCGCTCGCTCCACTGGGCGGCCAGGAAACGCACGACGGCCTGGCTCACCGTCAAGCGCATGGTGGTCATCGAGGTCCTCCCATCGGCAGGCGGGGATCGACGGCTTGGTCGGCCCAGGTCGCGCGCACCCAGCCGTGGGCGGGGTCGTCGCAGATCAGCCAGGCGCGGGTGGCGCCGGGGCCGGCCATCACGTTGAGGTAGTAGAGGTCGTAGCCGGGCGGCGCCATGGCGGGACCGTGCCAGCCGTGGGGCACGAGGACGACGTCGCCGGTGCGGACCTCGGCGAGCACGTCGATCGGGCGTTCGGCGGTGCCGTAGACGCGCTGGTAGCCGACGGGGTCCGCGCCTTCGGGGGCGCCCGGCTCGGCCTGCACCTCGAAGTAGTAGATCTCCTCGAGCTCGGTCTCCACGCCGTCGCGCTCCTCGTCGTGCTTGTGCGGCGGGTACGAGCTCCAGTTACCGGCGGGCGTGATCACCTCGCAGGCGATGATCGAGT includes:
- a CDS encoding ABC transporter permease: MTAAATEPGRAEATLDDRVATRSLAVRMLRRPEVGSLVGAIVIFALFMIVAVPFRNVANIGTILYGASTIGIMAVPVALLMIGGEFDLSAGVAVTTAGLSASLLAWNFGLNVWVGVILALALSLGVGAFNGWLLFKTGLPSFLVTLGTFFVLQGVNLGVTRLLTGNVATADISDMDGFAGAQAVFGSEIALGPVTLKVTVLYWVVLTVVAAHILLRRQAGNWIFAVGGDSAAARAIGVPVRATKIGLFMAVGFCAWLSGMHLLFQFNTVQSGEGVGKEFIFIIAAVIGGCLLTGGYGSVVGASIGALIFGMTQLGINYAGWNPDWFKAFLGVMLLLATIVNVYVKRKADLR
- the iolD gene encoding 3D-(3,5/4)-trihydroxycyclohexane-1,2-dione acylhydrolase (decyclizing), coding for MTTMRLTVSQAVVRFLAAQWSERDGHRQRLFAGCFGIFGHGNVAGLGQALLQDELAGGPDRLPYVLARNEQAMVHTAVAYARHKDRLQTWACTASVGPGSTNMLTGAALATVNRIPVLLLPSGTFATRVAGPVLQELEVPYAADVTVNDAFRPLSRFFDRINRPEQLPSALLAAMRVLTDPVETGAVTIALPQDVQAEAFDWPVELFERRVWRVGRPLPEAADLADAAALISAARRPFIVAGGGVHYSGAEDALRAFCEATGIPVGESQAGKGSLPHGHPQAMGAVGSTGTTAANALAGEADLVIGIGTRYSDFTTASRTAFQNPDVRFVNINVARFDAGKLAGLSVVADAREALTALGQALAGYRVDLDYRERQATLWSEWDARVETAYNPPAEVTDALADGVLTQGTVLGCVNELSDPRDVVVCAAGSMPGDLHKLWRVRERKAYHVEYGYSCMGYEIPGGIGVRLADPDRDVFVMVGDGSYLMMPTELVTAVQEHVKVILVLVQNHGFHSIGSLSEALGSQRFGTSYRFRDQASGRLDGDRLPIDLAANARSLGATVIEVRDREGLVQAIKDAKSAPADGGPVVIHVETDPTVHAPDSESWWDVPVSQVSELDTTRRAYEEYTANKAAQRPHVGGLPH
- a CDS encoding substrate-binding domain-containing protein encodes the protein MTSGMMALALAACSSSGGKQSTEAASAPASASGAPTMTVAFITHAAPGDTFWDLVRKGAEAAAAKGNIKLEYQSDPDGANQANLVQTAIDKKVDGIAVTLAKPDAMKANVEKALAGGIPVVALNGGIDQWKSMGVLEYFGQDEKIAGEAAGARLKTDGAKKALCVIQEQGHVGLEARCDGTKSAFPDTEKIYVTGTDMPSVQAAITSKLQQDSSIDRVLTLGAPFALTAAKSIKDASSSAKVVTFDTNKELVTAIKNGQVEWAVDQQPFLQGYLAVDSLWLYKTNGNVIGGGQATLTGPAFIDKTNVTAVEQFAAGGTR
- a CDS encoding ATP-binding cassette domain-containing protein; translated protein: MSAPILELEDVGKSYGNVHALRGCSLRVRQGEVTCVLGDNGAGKSTLIKIISGLHDHSEGVMKVDGEACTFGSPREAQTGGIATVYQDLALAPLMSVWRNFFLGNEIRTGLLRVLDIERMKQICHDELAKMGVVIPDLDRPVGGLSGGQRQCIAIARAIYFGARVIILDEPTAALGVKQSGVVLKYIVKARDAGLGVIFITHNPHHAYLVGNHFVVLKLGRVVLDAHRDDLTLEQLTAEMAGGQELQELSHELREAEPGKVAAPAAVQHGDVEAPDLGPGERVGVTDPEG